The following is a genomic window from Homalodisca vitripennis isolate AUS2020 chromosome 5, UT_GWSS_2.1, whole genome shotgun sequence.
ATAGTTTTGTGTTTCATAATGGTTTCTTTTACTTTAGAGAAGTACGTGAGCACGTGATATAGGCCTGTAATTGTTGCACAACTGTTTAGAGCCACTTTTGTGGGTATGTATCACTAAAAAAGTTTCCAgttgaaagaatttaaatttacaattaaattaaatatacacgtATTTTAGGAAATGTTTCTTTTACTAGTTCAGAACTAATTTTATCTATTCCTGGACACTTATTCACTTATTAAACATTTCATGAAAATATCCTAAAAACATAGatgtcatttaatttttcaatgaaaatttgtctttaaattcagaatattaaaattatttggtatTGTTTCTATAATACAAATACCCTCTACAACGATAAGAAATACGTAATTAATTTCCCACATCCTTACTAATTAGATTACCATTTACTATGAGAGATTTGATTGGATCTTTATGTCTTGGTATTTGCCcagttatttcattaattatctTCCAGGTGTTCTTTGAGTCCCCATGACATTCCTCAAACATTTTAGAATAGTAGTGATTTTTTGCCTGTTCTTATTTCCAGTTgcaattatttctattaatttaaaatcattctgcaactgaaaattgttttatacatcTACAAATAGAATGAGTAATCCATGGCCTTAACTTTCTCAACTTATTTTGCCCCCTTTTCtgacttttcaaaatttatttattatatcactaAATTTACCAACCACGACctggtattaatatttaatggtatttaataatttatggtatatataaatttaataatttatcgtgtgcgttaaaatttttttaatggttaagAGAATCGGCAATAACCGGAAtgattaacagttttaatatgacagtagttatataatgtataatgatgAAAATTCAAGAATTTCGGAATAACACTGagtatgttttcattattaatttttttaaatttacaggttGACTGCTCTAAAGTAGACTCATTCCCTGATGTATTCTTATCTATAAGCGGCCAAAAACTTGTCATGAATGGTCCAGACTACATTTTGAAGGTAACAGTgcattttaaaaaagttaaaataatttgatactaGAATACAAgaattttacaatgaattattggaactttaaacaacaaaatgtatacaatagCGTTAAAGAGTAtagactaaaaaataaattttctgattaaaATACGTAATTCGCAACAATGAAGATTTTCTGTAGCATTTCATTACAACTattcaaaaacattgtttatgtacTTCACTTCTCAATGCCTATTTCTTGATTTATATATGAAAAGGAAGATAATAACAGTAAATCATCTTTGCATTCTGTTTCATGTTTTTACTGATATGACTGTGgagttaatatttaaacattttgaatgcataccttttaaaactttacaacttCAACGACAATTATGTGCAGAATGAACACGGATATTATTTAGTAAGGAATTtgatttagtttttcttttctctaagttaaattgaatataatattttaccaagtggtatttagattttgaattgtttttacacatttttgaaaGGAGATAGTGAGTCGAAGTAAACGTAAACATTAACAAGTCCATCAAACCTTTGAAAAACGATTTATTATGCTTCAGGCAGATTTAATGGAAATAGGCCAATTGATTTTCTCCGATCACCAGAGTCTAAAACTACGAAAGGATGACAACCTATGTACTGTATGTGCAACCTtgacacacatatacacacacgcacacaaacacacattcaTGTGCGTGTTTATTCTCTTTTTTGGAGAGAAAAGAAATTTCCTCCAtattacataaaagtttaaagaTTGATTTGTAAGATTTTATCTTTGGAATTTTATAACACAAaccaaaatttactattttatttaaatttcataacacttaaggtttcaagatgatcGCCATTTAGAAAagtgtacaattattaaaactctgaaattaaaattttacagatataatttCGGATTAATTGTAACTTAATCAGGTAAAAATTTCTACGAGGAAATCATGTGTATTAAGAAAATTAAGTACAACGTACAGTTTAGAGTCCTTATAAAGTGATTCGaattaaacatctaaattaataatGCATCTTGAAATTGACGTTTTGAGAAAATGACCATATGAGAAATATATCTTATAACGGACTGGGCCGGATGgaatatttcattattgaaacaCTTCATAAGGACTATAAAGCGTACgttatacttaatttttgtaatatacatagTTTAACACTCTAATGGAACATACATTGATATTATCTCGTATATGCATTGATACATAATTAAACAGAGTTGTTTCTGATGAGTATTGTGATTTTACCCATCACTATTTAGTCTATAAAGTATATTCTGAATTTTAGCGTTTAATAGggatttaattgttaaatttgagGAGTTATTTGAACTGTGTCCGCAGAACAAAATAATTGTTGTGCAGCCTTGGCTAAAATACATTGCATCATATCGATTGTCCTTGTTAGATCAAGAATAATCAATTTAGaaataataccaaattaaaaataaattaaaacatctttGCAAGTTTTAATTGTATCATTCAGTGACTTGTGATACTTATTTACTCTAGCGAATAGTTATGTTCTAGAACAGTTCACTGCTACTGACTTCATATTCTGTAAGCTTAAGGTATTTTATTACCAGATATTTTGATCAATTCCAGCACAAtatattgaacaataaacaacCTATTTCAGATAAAAGTTGGTTCAGGAGTGACGTGCATCAGCAGTTTTGTACCAGTAAATGCGCCCTTCTTCATCCTGGGAGATCCGTTCATGCGCAAATACTACACTCAGTTCAACATGGGCAACAACCAGGTTGGTTTTGCTCTTGCCAAGTGATTAATGTTTGATCTGTATTTTACCTCTGTTtcggtttaaaattaaactgttctaCAGGTAATAGATATAGTACTCATTTTTGACCCAAAATCAGTTTATCAGCAAAAAAATAGAGATTGTATATTACCATCTATGTCTCTCACTTTCagaataatactgttttataaaataaacaatttgtgtTGAATAGAGTTCAGAAGCCAACACATCAGCTGAGACTGGAGTTGCCCATATTATTCACTACATTCATACTCGTTACTTATATTACTATAAGATTTCACCTCTTCAGTCTTAAACGTATAATGGCATTCTCTCTGTCAGAATTAGAACACTTGTTACCTTACCTTATTGTCAAAATCGTAACATTCATAACCAGAATTTACATGTGTTTAAATTCCTTATCCCTATATTTGGGCAGAAAAGTAATCTTTTGTATAACCTTGAAATATCACTTCTAGGCAATAATTTATAAGCCTCAAAATCAATACTGTGTATCACGTCTTAACGGTTTCTTTGTACTTCGCTGAGTCTATAAAAGGCCTACATAAAGTTGTAGCCAGCCTTATTTTGTAATGCATTTTTCTGTTGCACGTTATTAACCAACTCTAAGGCAGTGTTTGTACGCAGAAactgttttctaatattttgagTAACTTGTAAACAGTTTATACAGGAAGAGTTAGATAAGTTGTCCTATACGGATAACGAAAGAACATTTCTGATAGTTTGTAGCGGTGAAAAAGAAATCCATACCCCTAAATCATGTGAAGGGATTTAATTTAATACGTTTTTGAGTAGTAGACAGTGTGTCAAAATCAGTGATCCTATATTCTaatctagaaattttaaaatgtaaacccaCACAACTATCTGTCTGAAAATAagggttaaattataaaaatatgtgggTTTTATAAACTCCCGGTACATTCtatgatttaaaagtaatataattataatagctTAGCTCTTAACCtaaatggaatttaatttaaaattatatagagggACGGGCAAAGTGGCCACTTAGAGTTTGTTGTTTGCTTATTTTTGCAATGTCTTATGAATCACCAAAATCATTGAACCTAATACCAACATGTACTAAAGCCattatgtttaagataatatagtgtttaattttaactctcattttaatttaactttaaacagtttaaaaaaaaaatacagaatggCAATTTTTCCCTCACAGGTCGGGTAAAGTGGCCAGACCCTGAATGGGTGAGTGCACGAATTGACAACACTATTATCCTTTAAATAGTAAATGGAAAGAAAAGGTTTACACATTAGGcctgctttattttaaaatagtcacACTGGAAATCATCATCCTCTTCCTCGAACCCTGAACACTCATGGTGGGCCCATTGCTTACAGAAAGATCAGGCCTTCATTGTCTTTAGATCTGGAGAAAGGTTCATTGCAATAGAAACAAAGGCAATCTTCTTCATCTTTCTCTTTTCCTGATGCTTCTTGGACATCAAATTCGTTTCTTTGTTTTAGTAGAGTTTTCGTTTTTTGAGCttgtttctttcttttctttgacTGTTCATCCTGTAACTTTTTAGTTTCTTCTTCTAATTCGTTTTTGTAAAGACTGTCGGTGTTGATTACCATTCTCCCCCTTTTTCTATTCTATTGTCTTTTCTTTATCACAGTTTGTTTTGCAAAGGAGTAATATGTTTTGGATTTACTTTAAAGATACTTCGAACTAAGCCTACTCCACCGTGTCCGTGAACTGCCAAATATTCACTGCTAGGATCATTAGCTGTTTTTTTCCATTTACGTTTGTTCTGGTTGAAGAAATGCTGAGTAGCATTTTTTGTCTTTCTTCTTTCACTTCGAACTAATTTATTGGGTCAAATTTAATGTATTGACATGTTCTAAAAAGTATCAAaccatttcaagaaaatattagtTTGCATCCAGCCATTGGAAGTACATGTAAAGTTTGATCCTGAAGGAGCACCGTATGCAAGCTCAGCCTGGGGGAGGAATGAAAGTTCCCTCCGACATGCAAAATTCAAATGTCGAAAGTAAGTATCTTTCTGCCGAAGTTATCGCTCCGACTTGCCTCCTTCCCTTTAAAGCGAAAACCTTTGAGTGTCTACTTTGGAATGTTAGTAGACCTGTTTCGTCACAATTGTAAATTGTATGAGCTGGAAACTCTTGATTATCTAGaactgcatttttaaaatatcaaaaaatcatCTTATCTCGTTTTACAGCTAGAATAGCTTCTTTAATCGCCTCTGCACTTCGAGATTTTTgggtaaacttttattatatatgtgtacGGCATCTTGATATGATCTGAAAATTACGAAATACAATATAACGTTATATTGAGACTATTAGCATATTAAGGgttggtaaattaaataaaacacaatattcttctccaacaaaaatttaattagtgtACTGGCATATAAATATGTAGGGATTACACAGACATACTATTCAACACacctttacttaaatataaacaactcATAGAGCAAAAGGACAATCGATTTCGGTAGACCATGCGACCATTATCAAGcctcaatgaaaattatttccatctaatattatatttttacaataaaatacatttaaaaagtcgatttaaatttatagtacattaagaataaaagttagtgagccatatttatttcaaagataatatttatatgtaataagaaaATGTACTGCCACTTTGCCAGCTGAGAAAGAACCTAACCTGAGTGAAAAAtcacattcaaataaataaatattatttgaaatcttTAATCATGACTACCAATCTCACCTTATTACTTTATTCCTAATTATTACTTagttaaaactattgaaataataaaattatgaaatttattcctttaaagttcacaacatacagtataaaatatacagtataatgagaaaaaattaacaaacaggtATATTAGTTGACCACAATTAAAAGTATGTGTGGCCAACTCTAACctaaaaatcaactaaaaacaaaattcacttaaaaaacaagagtcCAGTCAACTTAGAAAAAAAACTCGCTATCTGTGGCGCTTGCAAGAAACAATTATTTCACAGAGAAAAAAAATCGAAACTCTGTAAGTTATATACTTTATCACTACCAGCATTAATTACAAtagttataattcaaattaataatatattacaataataagtattttttgtagtaaattactaaCTCAtcttataaatgtacaaaaaatgtaaactggCACTTTTAGCCTATTAGGcctatatattatattagcatatactattatattatgtattattatttagcatattatgaatacaaatttgtaaaaaataaaaacatgaacaatTACAGAAATAGGAAATAACTGAAATCCTAGCACAAAACTACATGgtaaacagttaatttaaattgcaatagtaatgttaatatattctgcTGACATTTGacaattaataatatctttacaatttaagttttaatagatcCGTATCATCAATACAAAAAAgccaaacttttaataaaaaaataattttaaatttatactattttttatctcaaaaggcaaacaattgaacaattttaGCCCAATGTATTGATATGAATGCTTAAATAACGATTTATTTACTTTAGGCACTCTAAAAACTCGTTTATAGCAACTTCTTGTTTTGTAGAAAAGGTAATTTGTTCCGGTATTTCCGCTtctaatgtaaaatatcttcaagactttataaataaacatatgctGGATTGGTAGTAATCTTAGTTCGCAAAATAGAAGATATGACCTGTCATGTTTATATTTCCGAAGGATAATTCTAATAATATGGTTTTGAGTGTAGTCTTAGTCTTTGAATGTAGCTTTTATAAGTTCCTCCCCAACAATGAACACCGTACTGCAAACGAGAATCGACCAGTGCAAAGTATAACATTCTTAATACTTGTAcgtcacaaaaatttcttaaGAAGTAAAAAGTTCTTATGGTAAACTTTAATTTGTCATGTGTTGAAGAAATATGGGGTTCCCAATTtaagttttggtttaaaataacgCCTAGgtatttaacattattacttttctGTATTATTTCACACTTGCAATTTGTTCTTAAACATTCGTGCACATGGTAAACCAAACTTGTTAGGAAGTCAAAACTTTTaaccaaactgaaatttataaaatttgttttactaacaCTAACTctcattttgttacaaaaacacCATTTACTCAAAAGTTTTAGATCTTCATTTATGTAATGCCGGAtatcattaatattgttttcagaataaaaaatcgCAGGCTAATCGGTCGTATGTTGTCCATTTTTCTtgaagtagatttttttaaatcggaACTACGTTAATAGTTTTTAGTATGTTTGGGAAGACGCCGTTTTGAAAGCTAAGATTAACAATATGAACAATCACAGGTGAAATAACTTCCgcagattttttaaacaatttcgacaGTTATATTATCAAAACcggatgattttttattttttaaatttttaattgttgttaataCTTTGTTAACATCTGTGGGAGAAATAAAAAAGGACTGTGTTAAGTGTTGGCCCACATGCTCAGCAAGTGTGAGTGGTGTTACGCTAGAGGTAGGGTTCAGGTGTATGTCCTgactttgaaatgaaatgaaatgaaatgaaaaatgactttatttagaGGCGAAGTGATAAGATAAGAGTTTAACCTTTCAGCTATCTCTTTAGGATCACTGAAAATCTCACCGTTATCTAACACAATGTGTTCAATATTTTTGCTCCTTGACTGACCTGTTACctcatttattactttccaaATTTGCGTCGAGTCACCGttgcaaaaatttattttattcattataaaagagttttttttgcACTATCTATGTCATGTTTTAGCCTATTACAATATgagtcaaaatatattttaaaagcctAATCGTAAGGACGTTTCTTTCTTAATTTGTACAGCTTATTACGTTTTTGGAGCCTATACAAAATACTTGAATTTATCCATGGGCTAAGAGATTTTGCTTTAAGTAATTTATGCTTTTTAATAACTACCTGAGTGTCCTCAAtcgtgtttttgaaagtatagtaaaaatttttgtaactgaTATTAACTTCACTTGAGTACAAACAATCATCCCATTTAACTgcctttaattttaaatgtaataaatcaaaatcACATAGAGttctttttgttaaaactttactaaatactgtatttaaccttttaaatttaGACCCGCAGTCCAGCTTAAGGCCAAGCAAACAGTGATCGGTGATTCCCATATCAAAAATAGCACTTTCAAAAGAATCTACATTAGTGTGACGAACGAAAATACGATCCAAAACTGAACGCGAATTGTGAGTAATTCTTGTTGGATTGTTAATTAGCGAAATTAAGCCGTTATTATTCAAGAAATTGCTATAgtattgtacatatttacaattagataaaaataaatttatatttatatctccaaTTAATACaatatgattattaatatattgaattttgttcTCGAGTTCAGTAATAAAATCACTTTCAGAGTGGCTGTGCAaacgatataaataaaaaagttaaaaaagccCGTTCATAACTTATGTTTGGCAACAATACATCAGCTGTTATCATATTTATATCAATCTGATTAACAATAATACTATCACTAACATAACACATTACTCCACCGGCTCTGTAgttgttattacaattaaaaagcATATTATAACCAGGTAGCTTATACAAACTCATGCCATCTTCATTTATCCAGATTTCGCATAGCACTAaaaagtttattctatttttaagcTGGCTTATCTCAGCAAGAAAGCTAATGAAATTTGCTCTCATACTACTAATATTAGCGTATAATAGTGTCAAAAAACCATCATTACTTTCAGAATCATAAAAagaatttagattatatttatatatttgtgaattcatgaaaattaactaaaaacgACCCTACAACATTTtatgtaagaatttattttaagtatatattatttacctaaatcctaaaatttagaaaaaaataaattttaaatttttacaaatactattttgtggagtataaaatatttttatttaatgttctcgATGACAGCCAAGGTACTTACTTTTTGAACTTTAGAGTCAGCATTTTTCTTGATGAAAAATTTTCCGTCTCTGCACCACACAAACACGTAACCCACCTCCTGACACTTTTGTTTGAGCTTGGCAAGAAACTGCTTGTTCTCCGGAGCCAGATGATCATTCACATACACCTTGTTGGGAGGAAAAGCCTTGTTGATCTTGTCTGCTGTCAGGTGAGCGCTTCTACGTCGAGCTTCCCGGAACTTGGCGAGGAGATTTTCTTTTACAGCTCTGTCGTGGAACTTCACCACCACAGCGGGTGCACGGGCCTTGCTGAAGGATGGGATCCTGTGACCAGCTGCAATTTGAGCAGGTAGTATCTCCACTCCCAAAGCACTTCCCAGGTCCTTCACTATGTCGTTCACATGTTCATTCGGTGT
Proteins encoded in this region:
- the LOC124363518 gene encoding uncharacterized protein LOC124363518; protein product: MGEMTTSMQFLSDKVDASNKLMDEIRKELALTKKENEGLLQQNVTLKKEVVDMQERMRNLEQYSRKNNIEISGIPTTPNEHVNDIVKDLGSALGVEILPAQIAAGHRIPSFSKARAPAVVVKFHDRAVKENLLAKFREARRRSAHLTADKINKAFPPNKVYVNDHLAPENKQFLAKLKQKCQEVGYVFVWCRDGKFFIKKNADSKVQKVSTLAVIENIK